From a single Streptomyces sp. NBC_01264 genomic region:
- a CDS encoding YoaK family protein yields the protein MSPGSRTTRPALPLLLLVLTVVTGLTEAVSLLALGPVFTAMQTGNVLFLAFGVAHAGPVPSLAPAVSLSAFALGVACGARLEAFVESRGRRWFVTGLSAEAVLVLAAAAAGWGLAPRYGAPGARQLLVSAALSLAMGIRNVTSLRVNLAGVPTTLVTRSLTSFLGGSVIGQDRAFGYGTEAWVRRAWSVGAMFAGGLAGALLVRTGWPVGWLLLPAAVLVLAVALVYLTQPLMHPGGEPSG from the coding sequence ATGAGCCCCGGTTCCCGTACGACGCGGCCCGCGCTGCCCCTCCTGCTGCTGGTCCTGACCGTGGTGACCGGGCTGACCGAGGCGGTCAGCCTGCTGGCGCTGGGGCCCGTCTTCACCGCGATGCAGACGGGCAACGTGCTGTTCCTGGCCTTCGGCGTGGCCCACGCGGGCCCGGTGCCCTCGCTGGCGCCCGCCGTCTCGCTGTCTGCGTTCGCCCTGGGGGTGGCGTGCGGGGCCCGGCTGGAGGCCTTCGTGGAGAGCCGGGGCCGGCGCTGGTTCGTGACCGGACTGTCGGCCGAGGCCGTGCTGGTCCTGGCGGCCGCCGCCGCCGGATGGGGGTTGGCGCCTCGCTACGGAGCTCCTGGCGCCCGGCAGCTGCTGGTCTCCGCGGCCCTGTCGCTGGCGATGGGGATCCGGAACGTGACGAGCCTGCGGGTGAACCTGGCCGGGGTGCCGACCACCCTGGTGACCCGCTCGCTGACCTCCTTCCTCGGCGGCTCGGTCATCGGGCAGGACCGGGCCTTCGGGTACGGGACCGAGGCCTGGGTGCGGCGGGCCTGGTCGGTCGGCGCGATGTTCGCGGGCGGACTGGCCGGAGCCCTGCTCGTACGGACCGGCTGGCCGGTGGGGTGGCTGCTGCTGCCGGCCGCCGTACTGGTCCTGGCGGTGGCGCTGGTGTACCTGACCCAGCCGCTGATGCACCCCGGCGGGGAGCCGTCGGGCTAG
- a CDS encoding SDR family oxidoreductase encodes MTGKNCLVTGATGYIGGRLVPDLLDAGHRVRCLARTPEKLRDHPWAGAAEIVRGDVTDPPSLAGAMDGIDVAYYLVHSLGTGSRFEERDRDAARAFADAARAAGVGRIVYLGGLTPSDIPPHALSPHLRSRAEVGEIFLAGAVPATVLRAAVVIGSGSASFEMLRYLTERLPVMVTPSWVGTRCQPIAVRDVLRYLLGSAGMPPEVNRAFDIGGPDVLTYEEMMRRYAAVAGLPARLILRVPMLTPRLSSHWIGLVTPVPRALARPLAESLRHEVVCAEHDIAVHVPDLPGAPIGFDEALALALRRIREARVTTRWSSASLPGAPSDPLPTDPDWAGGSLYTDRRELTVEAPAAALWQVVEGIGGENGWYSFPLAWAVRGWLDRLVGGVGIRRGRRDAARLRVGDSLDFWRVEEIEPGRLLRLRAEMRLPGLAWLELHADPPAPGESGSRYRQRALFHPHGLLGHLYWWSVSPFHAVVFGGMARNIARAAERADASGGADGGAA; translated from the coding sequence ATGACGGGCAAGAACTGCCTGGTCACCGGGGCGACCGGATACATCGGCGGACGCCTCGTACCCGACCTCCTGGACGCCGGGCACCGGGTCCGCTGCCTGGCCCGCACCCCGGAAAAACTGCGCGACCATCCCTGGGCCGGGGCCGCCGAGATCGTCCGGGGAGACGTCACCGACCCGCCGTCCCTCGCGGGGGCGATGGACGGCATCGACGTCGCCTACTACCTCGTGCACTCCCTCGGCACCGGATCCCGCTTCGAGGAACGCGACCGGGACGCCGCCCGGGCGTTCGCGGACGCGGCCCGCGCCGCCGGCGTCGGCCGCATCGTCTACCTCGGCGGCCTCACCCCCTCGGACATCCCGCCGCACGCCCTCTCACCGCACCTGCGCTCCCGCGCCGAGGTCGGGGAGATCTTCCTCGCCGGGGCCGTTCCGGCCACCGTGCTGCGCGCCGCCGTGGTCATCGGGTCCGGCTCCGCGTCCTTCGAGATGCTGCGCTACCTGACCGAACGCCTGCCCGTCATGGTCACCCCCAGCTGGGTCGGCACCCGCTGCCAGCCGATCGCCGTCCGCGACGTCCTGCGCTACCTCCTCGGCAGCGCGGGCATGCCGCCCGAGGTGAACCGGGCCTTCGACATCGGCGGGCCCGACGTGCTCACGTACGAGGAGATGATGCGCCGCTACGCGGCCGTCGCGGGGCTCCCCGCCCGCCTCATCCTGCGGGTGCCGATGCTCACCCCGAGACTGTCCAGCCACTGGATCGGCCTGGTCACCCCCGTGCCGAGGGCGCTGGCGCGTCCGCTCGCCGAATCCCTGCGGCACGAGGTGGTGTGCGCGGAGCACGACATCGCCGTCCACGTCCCGGACCTGCCCGGCGCGCCCATCGGCTTCGACGAGGCCCTCGCCCTGGCCCTCCGGCGGATCCGCGAGGCCCGGGTGACCACCCGCTGGTCCTCCGCCTCCCTCCCGGGGGCGCCGAGCGACCCGCTGCCCACCGACCCCGACTGGGCGGGCGGCAGCCTCTACACCGACCGCCGGGAGCTGACGGTCGAAGCCCCGGCCGCGGCGCTCTGGCAGGTGGTGGAGGGCATCGGCGGGGAGAACGGCTGGTACTCCTTCCCGCTGGCCTGGGCCGTACGCGGCTGGCTGGACCGGCTCGTCGGCGGAGTCGGCATCCGCCGCGGCCGCCGGGACGCGGCGCGGCTGCGGGTGGGGGACTCGCTGGACTTCTGGCGGGTGGAGGAGATCGAACCGGGCCGGCTGCTGCGGCTGCGCGCCGAGATGCGGCTGCCGGGGCTCGCCTGGCTGGAACTGCACGCCGATCCGCCGGCCCCGGGGGAATCCGGATCCCGCTACCGGCAGCGGGCACTGTTCCATCCGCACGGCCTGCTCGGCCACTTGTACTGGTGGAGCGTGTCGCCGTTCCACGCCGTCGTCTTCGGCGGCATGGCACGCAACATCGCCCGAGCGGCGGAGCGAGCGGACGCCTCCGGCGGAGCCGACGGTGGTGCGGCGTAG
- a CDS encoding FUSC family protein: MFVAPDPGRARLRNALRAVIGIGLAVAVAELCGLSLVASITGGLAALLALFTVTDSTVRAQRVTTALLPAAGFPVLALATALHGVPLARDAVFVAVVFAGVYARRWGVRGHALGIFAFMNFFVTQFLHARPAQLPELYAAVGLALLSAGAVRFVLWPIERRVPPAAVPPAAPGTGLARPTTRQAFQATAACAVALGIGQVLSEDRWYWAVGTAWWIFVNTASRGETLVRGFRRVLGTAFGIGAGLLIAIPLNGAPAPTAALVALCVFGIFYTAAVSYSWMMLAVTVMAGLLYGLLGVLDPGLLVLRLEQTAVGAVCAGLAVILVLPVTTHATNDMWIQRALRCVRTCTAEAAARLAGSPVADPAPHAAQLELFLGRVRLSLAPLVHPLSPYRGRKARARRVLALLDECAVEVRGLVSVAADPDASHDARLAAACWRVEAAVEALLTPEEAPEADRGTESGRRAAAPAANPARAAAEPALAHLHGLERLLAQLDGPLRTASRAPLVGA; this comes from the coding sequence ATGTTCGTGGCTCCGGATCCGGGGCGGGCAAGACTCAGGAACGCGTTGCGGGCCGTCATCGGCATCGGGCTCGCGGTGGCCGTGGCCGAGCTCTGCGGGCTCTCGCTCGTCGCGTCGATCACCGGGGGACTGGCGGCGCTGCTCGCCCTCTTCACGGTGACCGACTCGACCGTGCGCGCCCAGCGGGTGACCACCGCCCTGCTGCCGGCCGCAGGTTTCCCCGTACTGGCCCTGGCCACCGCCCTGCACGGCGTACCGCTCGCCCGCGACGCGGTGTTCGTCGCCGTGGTGTTCGCCGGCGTCTACGCCCGCAGGTGGGGGGTGCGCGGTCACGCCCTGGGGATTTTCGCGTTCATGAACTTCTTCGTCACGCAGTTCCTGCACGCCCGGCCCGCGCAGCTGCCCGAGCTCTACGCGGCCGTCGGACTGGCCCTCCTCTCGGCCGGCGCCGTGCGGTTCGTGCTCTGGCCGATCGAGCGCCGCGTACCGCCCGCCGCCGTACCGCCCGCCGCGCCCGGGACCGGGCTGGCCCGGCCGACCACCCGCCAGGCCTTCCAGGCCACCGCCGCCTGCGCGGTCGCGCTGGGCATCGGCCAGGTCCTGTCGGAGGACCGCTGGTACTGGGCGGTCGGTACCGCCTGGTGGATCTTCGTCAACACCGCCTCGCGCGGCGAGACCCTGGTCCGCGGCTTCCGCCGGGTCCTCGGCACGGCGTTCGGGATCGGCGCGGGCCTGCTGATCGCCATCCCGCTGAACGGGGCGCCGGCGCCCACGGCCGCCCTCGTGGCGCTCTGCGTCTTCGGGATCTTCTACACCGCCGCCGTGTCCTACAGCTGGATGATGCTGGCCGTGACGGTGATGGCCGGCCTGCTCTACGGACTGCTGGGCGTTCTCGATCCGGGTCTGCTCGTCCTGCGCCTGGAGCAGACGGCCGTCGGCGCGGTGTGCGCCGGGCTGGCCGTGATCCTGGTCCTCCCGGTGACCACCCACGCGACCAACGACATGTGGATCCAGCGCGCCCTGCGCTGCGTGCGCACCTGCACGGCCGAGGCCGCGGCCCGGCTCGCCGGCTCACCGGTCGCCGACCCCGCGCCGCACGCCGCGCAGCTGGAGCTGTTCCTGGGCCGGGTACGGCTCTCCCTGGCTCCCCTCGTCCACCCGCTGAGCCCCTACCGGGGCCGCAAGGCCAGGGCCCGCCGGGTGCTCGCCCTGCTCGACGAGTGCGCCGTGGAGGTCCGCGGTCTGGTCTCGGTGGCGGCGGACCCGGACGCGAGCCACGACGCCCGGCTCGCGGCGGCGTGCTGGCGCGTGGAGGCCGCCGTGGAAGCCCTGCTGACGCCGGAGGAGGCCCCTGAAGCGGACCGCGGTACGGAGTCGGGGCGTCGGGCGGCCGCGCCGGCGGCGAACCCGGCGCGGGCCGCCGCGGAGCCCGCGCTGGCGCACCTGCACGGGCTGGAGCGGCTCCTCGCGCAGCTCGACGGACCTCTACGCACCGCGTCACGCGCCCCGCTGGTGGGCGCCTGA
- a CDS encoding histidine phosphatase family protein gives MSDLLLVRHGETAWSATGRHTGRTDVPLTPHGVEEAISLFAYFRDKHPALVLTSPLRRAAATAELAGLSGGVTDPDLYEWDYGGYEGVTTADIQRERPDWSLWTDGVPPGDAEHPGENAAQVGARADRVLARVAGVLAEDRGNVVLVAHGHLLRVLTARYLGLPPEAGRLFMLRTGTFSALSTEHGLPVIASWNSRPWGVRPPGTPTPDAPGTPTPGTPTRGTAVPEAERPPQ, from the coding sequence GTGAGTGATCTGCTGCTGGTGAGGCATGGCGAGACCGCCTGGAGCGCGACCGGGCGGCACACCGGGCGCACCGACGTCCCGCTGACCCCGCACGGGGTCGAAGAGGCCATCTCGCTCTTCGCGTACTTCCGGGACAAGCACCCGGCCCTGGTGCTGACCAGCCCGCTCCGCCGGGCCGCCGCCACGGCCGAGCTCGCCGGCCTGAGCGGTGGCGTCACGGACCCCGACCTGTACGAGTGGGACTACGGCGGCTACGAGGGCGTCACCACCGCGGACATCCAGCGCGAGCGCCCCGACTGGTCCCTGTGGACCGACGGGGTACCGCCCGGGGACGCGGAGCACCCCGGCGAGAACGCCGCCCAGGTCGGCGCCCGCGCGGACCGGGTGCTGGCCCGGGTGGCCGGGGTACTGGCCGAGGACCGGGGCAATGTCGTCCTGGTCGCCCACGGGCACCTGCTGCGCGTACTGACCGCCCGCTACCTCGGTCTGCCGCCCGAGGCCGGACGGCTCTTCATGCTCCGGACGGGGACCTTCAGCGCCCTGTCCACGGAGCACGGCCTGCCGGTCATCGCGAGCTGGAACTCCCGCCCCTGGGGCGTGAGGCCCCCGGGGACACCGACCCCGGATGCACCGGGCACACCGACCCCCGGCACACCGACACGGGGAACGGCCGTCCCCGAAGCGGAACGCCCGCCTCAGTAG
- a CDS encoding APC family permease: MAHDGSDGDPPEPPEPAPDREPGSSTATDPAAEAEPGLKANAIGFLDALVIGLNSTSPAYSLAAVIGPIVALAGIYAPGVMLASFVPMLLIAAAFYYLNKVDQDCGTTFSWVTRAMGPWAGWLGGWAIAMTGVLVIGSLADVAVHFGLLAAGLDGWAANEALRQSLTVVVILAMTAVCVIGTEMSARLQDVLILAQVFFLLAFAVVALYRVYAGTSSLDGTRPALEWLNPFGAGGAALTGGLLLGVFIYWGWESAVNLTEEVENSATAPGKAGIWSTVVLLVTYLSVGFAVVGYAGTEFLAANAGEEEAVFAVLAHEVMGGWDWMVLLAVCTSALASTQTTIIPASRTALSMARRHALPPKLSHIHPRFRTPDVSTWWVAGIAIVWYLAVNQISENALLDSLTALSLLISFYYALTGLACAVYYRRHLLESVHNFLLIGLGPVVGAGLLAWLLVQSVGDMSDPENSAGGVSWFGLGPPLVIGIGIAVVGVLVMCFWRIRDGRFWQERRGVADPALVHAVRKPPPGSPRSSPPS, translated from the coding sequence ATGGCCCACGATGGCTCGGACGGCGATCCCCCTGAGCCCCCGGAACCGGCACCGGACCGGGAACCGGGGTCCAGTACGGCCACGGACCCCGCGGCGGAGGCGGAACCCGGGCTCAAGGCCAACGCGATCGGCTTCCTCGACGCGCTCGTCATCGGCCTGAACTCGACCTCGCCCGCCTACTCCCTGGCCGCGGTCATCGGGCCGATCGTCGCGCTCGCCGGCATCTACGCCCCCGGCGTCATGCTGGCCTCCTTCGTCCCCATGCTGCTGATCGCCGCCGCCTTCTACTACCTCAACAAGGTCGACCAGGACTGCGGAACCACCTTCTCCTGGGTGACGCGCGCCATGGGCCCCTGGGCCGGCTGGCTCGGCGGCTGGGCCATCGCGATGACCGGAGTCCTCGTCATCGGTTCCCTGGCCGACGTGGCCGTCCACTTCGGACTGCTCGCCGCCGGACTCGACGGCTGGGCGGCGAACGAGGCACTGCGCCAGAGCCTGACCGTCGTCGTGATCCTGGCCATGACCGCCGTCTGCGTCATCGGCACCGAGATGTCGGCGCGGCTCCAGGACGTCCTGATCCTCGCCCAGGTCTTCTTCCTGCTGGCCTTCGCCGTGGTCGCCCTCTACCGCGTCTACGCCGGCACCAGCAGCCTCGACGGCACCAGACCCGCGCTCGAGTGGCTCAACCCCTTCGGCGCCGGCGGCGCCGCCCTCACCGGCGGACTGCTGCTCGGCGTGTTCATCTACTGGGGCTGGGAGTCGGCGGTCAACCTCACCGAGGAGGTCGAGAACTCGGCCACCGCACCCGGCAAGGCCGGCATCTGGTCCACCGTCGTCCTGCTGGTCACGTACCTGTCCGTCGGCTTCGCGGTCGTCGGCTACGCCGGGACGGAGTTCCTCGCCGCGAACGCCGGCGAGGAGGAGGCCGTCTTCGCGGTCCTCGCCCACGAGGTCATGGGCGGCTGGGACTGGATGGTCCTGCTCGCCGTCTGCACCTCCGCCCTCGCCTCCACCCAGACCACGATCATCCCCGCCTCCCGTACCGCCCTGTCCATGGCCCGCCGGCACGCGCTGCCGCCGAAGCTCTCGCACATCCACCCCCGGTTCCGGACCCCGGACGTGAGCACCTGGTGGGTGGCCGGCATCGCCATCGTCTGGTACCTGGCTGTCAACCAGATCAGCGAGAACGCCCTCCTGGACTCCCTGACCGCCCTGTCCCTGCTGATCTCCTTCTACTACGCGCTCACCGGCCTGGCCTGCGCCGTGTACTACCGGCGCCACCTGCTGGAGAGCGTGCACAACTTCCTGCTGATCGGGCTCGGCCCGGTGGTCGGCGCCGGCCTGCTGGCCTGGCTGCTCGTGCAGTCGGTCGGCGACATGTCCGACCCGGAGAACTCGGCCGGCGGCGTCTCCTGGTTCGGACTCGGCCCGCCGCTGGTCATCGGGATCGGCATCGCCGTCGTCGGCGTGCTCGTCATGTGCTTCTGGCGGATCAGGGACGGCCGCTTCTGGCAGGAGCGCCGCGGCGTCGCCGACCCGGCCCTGGTGCACGCGGTCAGGAAGCCCCCGCCCGGTTCTCCGCGCAGCTCCCCGCCCAGCTGA
- a CDS encoding universal stress protein, whose amino-acid sequence MSVVLGYDESPGAERALRVALEVAAAFGEPLVLVYGAAAPGPTGEEYRAHREAVREAGRSALARAVEAADEAGVPSTIEVADAKPAQALLDAAERHDARVIIVGSWGDSPIRGALLGSTPHKLLHLSPVPVLCVPTEHAPGD is encoded by the coding sequence ATGTCCGTCGTCCTCGGGTACGACGAGTCGCCCGGCGCCGAGCGCGCCCTGCGCGTGGCCCTGGAGGTGGCCGCCGCCTTCGGCGAGCCGCTCGTCCTCGTCTACGGGGCCGCCGCCCCGGGCCCTACCGGCGAGGAGTACCGCGCGCACCGGGAGGCCGTACGGGAGGCCGGCCGCAGTGCGCTCGCCCGGGCGGTGGAGGCCGCCGACGAGGCGGGGGTGCCGTCCACGATCGAGGTGGCCGACGCGAAACCGGCCCAGGCGCTGCTCGACGCCGCCGAACGGCACGACGCCCGGGTGATCATCGTGGGGAGCTGGGGCGACAGCCCGATCCGCGGGGCCCTGCTCGGATCCACCCCGCACAAACTCCTGCACCTCTCCCCGGTCCCGGTCCTGTGCGTCCCGACGGAGCACGCTCCGGGGGACTGA
- a CDS encoding MerR family transcriptional regulator, with product MESGPSQPPPAQQPPPVALGTGAVARRLGVSPTTLRSWERRYAIGPDRREAGRHRRWTPEDIARLELMCRLTAQGAPPSEAARVARGVAPDGPPAAAPAAPAPGGPRALRLGDVRPECRGLARAAVRLDAPAVEDLLASVLAELGPVTAWEEVIAPTLHAVGRKWASAGERYVEVEHLLSWYVSAALHRIRPAPDALPAPGPVPAPPVLLACTPGEQHSLPMEALAAALGERALPVRMFGAALPADALCEAVRRTGPRAVVLWAQSRTTADAALASAVAGIEWGPRGARGHSALLLAGPGWGSGAAAPPARAERLFGLRSGLAVIESVVAPGAPGNARGKAPGTAAGRAAPASCGS from the coding sequence GTGGAGTCCGGACCCTCGCAGCCCCCGCCGGCGCAGCAGCCCCCGCCCGTCGCCCTCGGCACGGGGGCGGTCGCCCGGCGCCTCGGGGTCTCACCGACCACGCTGCGCTCCTGGGAGCGCCGCTACGCCATCGGCCCGGACCGCCGCGAAGCGGGCCGGCACCGGCGCTGGACCCCCGAGGACATCGCCCGGCTGGAACTGATGTGCCGGCTCACCGCCCAGGGCGCACCCCCGTCGGAAGCCGCCCGGGTGGCCCGCGGAGTCGCCCCGGACGGCCCGCCCGCAGCCGCTCCCGCCGCCCCGGCCCCCGGAGGGCCCCGCGCGCTGCGCCTCGGGGACGTCCGCCCGGAGTGCAGGGGGCTCGCGCGGGCCGCCGTAAGACTGGACGCGCCGGCCGTGGAGGACCTGCTGGCGTCCGTGCTCGCGGAACTGGGCCCGGTCACCGCCTGGGAAGAGGTCATCGCGCCGACCCTGCACGCCGTGGGCCGCAAGTGGGCTTCGGCGGGGGAGCGTTACGTCGAGGTCGAGCACCTCCTGTCCTGGTACGTCTCCGCGGCCCTGCACCGGATCCGGCCCGCCCCGGACGCGCTCCCCGCCCCGGGGCCGGTGCCCGCCCCGCCCGTGCTGCTGGCCTGCACTCCCGGGGAGCAACACAGCCTGCCGATGGAGGCGTTGGCCGCCGCCCTCGGTGAACGGGCCCTGCCGGTGCGGATGTTCGGTGCGGCCCTGCCCGCCGACGCCCTGTGCGAGGCCGTCCGGCGCACGGGTCCGCGGGCCGTCGTCCTGTGGGCGCAGTCCCGCACCACCGCTGACGCCGCACTGGCCAGTGCGGTGGCGGGCATCGAGTGGGGGCCGCGCGGTGCTCGCGGCCACTCGGCGCTGCTGCTCGCCGGACCCGGCTGGGGATCCGGGGCCGCGGCCCCGCCCGCCCGCGCCGAGCGGCTGTTCGGGCTCCGCTCGGGGCTGGCCGTCATCGAATCGGTTGTGGCACCCGGTGCTCCGGGGAATGCGCGAGGGAAGGCTCCAGGGACTGCCGCAGGACGTGCAGCGCCCGCCTCATGTGGCTCTTGA
- a CDS encoding RNA polymerase sigma factor, protein MDDQDGARLAAGFAAGDEECVAAVYRRWRPLVHALARRALGDEREAEDVTQQVFLAAWRGRGGYRPGPGGLGAWLTGITRHKVADALEARTRRARAALAAARVCTQVRPEPEPGPERAVERVLLLGELARLPSAQQRVLRLAFYADLTQSQIADRTGLPLGTVKSHMRRALHVLRQSLEPSLAHSPEHRVPQPIR, encoded by the coding sequence ATGGACGACCAGGACGGCGCGCGGCTGGCGGCGGGTTTCGCGGCGGGCGACGAGGAGTGCGTGGCGGCGGTCTACCGGCGCTGGCGGCCGCTGGTGCACGCGCTCGCGCGGCGCGCGCTCGGCGACGAGCGGGAGGCCGAGGACGTGACCCAGCAGGTCTTCCTCGCCGCATGGCGGGGCCGCGGCGGGTACCGGCCCGGGCCGGGCGGCCTCGGGGCCTGGCTTACCGGCATCACCCGGCACAAGGTGGCCGACGCCCTGGAGGCCCGCACCCGGCGGGCCCGGGCGGCCCTGGCCGCCGCGCGGGTGTGCACCCAGGTCCGGCCGGAACCGGAGCCGGGACCGGAACGGGCCGTGGAACGGGTCCTGCTGCTCGGCGAGCTGGCCCGGCTGCCATCGGCGCAGCAGCGGGTGCTGCGGCTGGCCTTCTACGCCGACCTGACCCAGTCGCAGATCGCGGACCGCACCGGGCTCCCGCTGGGCACCGTCAAGAGCCACATGAGGCGGGCGCTGCACGTCCTGCGGCAGTCCCTGGAGCCTTCCCTCGCGCATTCCCCGGAGCACCGGGTGCCACAACCGATTCGATGA
- a CDS encoding cryptochrome/photolyase family protein: MNVAVVLYTSDLRLHDHPPLRAALSSSGQVVPLFVRDPAVAAPPNRLAFLADCLAGLDAGLRSRGGRLVVRSGDPVAATMAVVREADADEVHMAAGVSAYAHAREERLREALEAEGRRFHVHDAVITAVAPGAVTPTGSGADHFAVFTPYHRHWSEHPLRAAAPAPRAVPVPDAIHSEPLPERAAVTGTSPGLAPGGEPEARRLLARWLRSGIERYAETHDDLAGDATSRLSPHLHFGTLSPTEAVHRARAAGGPGPGGPGAEAFVRQLCWRDFHHQVLAARPAAAAADYRDRGDRWRTGPAAEEEIRAWKEGRTGYPVVDAAMRQLAHEGWMHNRGRLLVASFLTKTLYVDWRVGARHFMDLLVDGDLANNQLNWQWAAGTGTDTRPNRVLNPVRQGLRYDPDGGYVHRWVPELAGLPAPRVHEPWRLPGLERAAYDYPDPVVGLADGLDRFRRGRDAGQGSE, translated from the coding sequence ATGAACGTCGCGGTGGTGCTGTACACCTCCGACCTCCGGCTGCACGACCATCCGCCGCTGCGGGCGGCCCTGTCCTCCTCCGGGCAGGTCGTGCCGCTCTTCGTGCGTGACCCGGCGGTCGCCGCCCCGCCCAACCGGCTCGCCTTCCTCGCCGACTGTCTCGCCGGACTCGACGCCGGGCTGCGCTCCCGCGGTGGCCGGCTCGTCGTGCGGTCCGGCGACCCGGTCGCGGCGACCATGGCGGTCGTACGGGAGGCCGACGCCGACGAGGTGCACATGGCGGCCGGGGTCAGCGCCTACGCCCACGCGCGGGAGGAGCGCCTGCGCGAGGCACTCGAAGCCGAGGGACGGCGGTTCCACGTCCACGACGCGGTGATCACCGCGGTCGCCCCCGGGGCCGTCACCCCCACCGGGTCCGGCGCCGACCACTTCGCCGTCTTCACCCCGTACCACCGCCACTGGTCCGAGCACCCCCTGCGGGCCGCCGCACCCGCGCCCCGCGCCGTCCCGGTGCCCGACGCGATCCACTCCGAGCCCCTGCCCGAGCGCGCCGCCGTCACCGGCACCTCCCCGGGGCTCGCCCCCGGCGGCGAGCCCGAGGCGCGCCGGCTGCTGGCCCGGTGGCTGCGCTCGGGCATCGAGCGCTACGCCGAGACCCACGACGACCTGGCCGGCGACGCCACCTCCCGGCTCTCCCCGCACCTGCACTTCGGCACGCTCTCGCCCACCGAGGCCGTCCACCGGGCCCGCGCAGCCGGTGGCCCCGGCCCCGGTGGTCCCGGTGCGGAGGCCTTCGTACGGCAGCTGTGCTGGCGCGACTTCCACCACCAGGTGCTCGCCGCCAGGCCGGCCGCCGCCGCCGCGGACTACCGGGACCGCGGCGACCGCTGGCGCACCGGACCCGCCGCCGAGGAGGAGATCCGGGCCTGGAAGGAGGGCCGCACCGGCTACCCGGTCGTGGACGCGGCCATGCGCCAACTGGCCCACGAGGGCTGGATGCACAACCGCGGCCGACTGCTGGTGGCGAGCTTCCTCACCAAGACCCTGTACGTCGACTGGCGCGTCGGAGCCCGCCACTTCATGGACCTCCTCGTCGACGGGGACCTCGCCAACAACCAGCTCAACTGGCAGTGGGCGGCGGGCACGGGCACCGACACCCGCCCCAACCGGGTCCTCAACCCGGTGCGTCAGGGCCTGCGTTACGACCCCGACGGCGGCTACGTCCACCGCTGGGTCCCCGAACTGGCCGGACTCCCGGCGCCGCGCGTGCACGAGCCCTGGCGGCTCCCCGGCCTGGAACGGGCCGCCTACGACTACCCCGACCCGGTGGTCGGCCTCGCCGACGGGCTGGACCGCTTCCGCCGGGGCCGCGATGCGGGACAGGGATCCGAGTGA